The proteins below are encoded in one region of bacterium:
- a CDS encoding sugar phosphate isomerase/epimerase — MQIKYCCSLWGMPLPTLAANLKKIKAGGFAAVEMNAPVEVDQRQELRALLRDLDLLFIAQQWTQGATPPEHAQSFATQYRRNAELHPVLVNSHTGKDYFTTAENIAICRHAAALERELGVFVTHEIHRGRMTFSTTATMGLLDSMPDLKLTADFSHWCCVHESYLQDQTAAVERAIANSHHIHARVGHPEGPQVNDPRAPEWREALATHLQWWQMIVDHHKQTGTKLLTVCPEFGPPDYMMALPYTRQPVADLWEINCFMRDLLAERLVY; from the coding sequence ATGCAAATCAAATACTGCTGCAGCCTGTGGGGCATGCCATTGCCGACACTCGCCGCAAATCTGAAAAAGATAAAAGCCGGCGGCTTCGCGGCCGTGGAAATGAACGCGCCGGTCGAGGTTGATCAACGCCAGGAGCTGCGCGCGCTGCTGCGCGATCTGGATCTCCTCTTCATCGCGCAGCAATGGACGCAGGGTGCCACACCACCGGAGCATGCGCAGAGCTTTGCAACGCAGTATCGCCGCAACGCAGAGTTGCATCCGGTGCTGGTCAATTCCCACACCGGCAAAGACTATTTCACCACCGCCGAGAATATCGCGATTTGCCGGCACGCGGCCGCTCTCGAACGGGAACTCGGTGTCTTCGTCACTCACGAGATCCACCGCGGTCGCATGACGTTTTCCACGACTGCCACGATGGGGCTCTTGGACAGCATGCCGGACTTGAAACTCACCGCGGATTTTTCGCACTGGTGCTGCGTGCACGAGTCGTACTTGCAGGATCAAACCGCCGCGGTCGAACGGGCGATCGCGAACAGCCATCACATTCACGCCCGCGTCGGGCATCCGGAAGGTCCGCAGGTGAATGACCCACGCGCCCCCGAATGGCGCGAGGCACTCGCCACCCACCTGCAGTGGTGGCAGATGATCGTCGATCATCACAAGCAGACCGGCACGAAGTTGCTGACAGTCTGTCCCGAGTTCGGTCCGCCCGATTACATGATGGCCCTGCCCTACACTCGGCAGCCGGTGGCCGACCTTTGGGAGATCAATTGCTTCATGCGGGATCTGTTGGCGGAGAGATTGGTGTATTGA
- a CDS encoding glycine zipper family protein, with amino-acid sequence MKRILCVLFCAAGWAQAQTSLRAAVHRTPWLHEQEENRILTTRAFACDTTGPEKPAKKFSTVDKVVSISTGIAFGAVLGAVVGAPFGDDEYGSAIRGALIGASVFPFVNYEFLARRQGAIRGLHGLGLGAGVGLTTSNHNSGVNSGVVFGIRREYRSGRKLGVRGEVSYAFRRFSLPAQSLYYSSPVPRKLLADVNFGVGYVDIALLFSRRFPFTGQRHFVLSLGPALSVVAVDKTDYTILSNEEFRGGDFPHDFVYVGDEPARIWFYPGYDFAAGVAFAHLRFEIKFKLPLARTHQIFPLLDKTALHSLHFTAGYSR; translated from the coding sequence ATGAAACGAATTCTTTGTGTACTGTTCTGTGCCGCCGGCTGGGCTCAGGCCCAAACTTCCTTGCGCGCTGCCGTTCACCGCACTCCCTGGTTGCACGAGCAGGAGGAGAATCGCATTCTCACCACGAGGGCTTTTGCTTGCGACACGACCGGCCCGGAGAAGCCCGCAAAGAAATTCTCGACGGTGGACAAGGTGGTCAGCATTTCGACGGGTATTGCCTTTGGGGCGGTGCTGGGCGCGGTGGTGGGCGCGCCCTTCGGTGATGACGAATATGGCAGCGCGATAAGGGGCGCGCTGATTGGCGCGAGTGTTTTCCCGTTCGTGAACTACGAGTTCCTCGCACGCCGGCAAGGCGCCATTCGCGGCCTGCACGGCCTCGGCCTGGGAGCCGGAGTCGGATTGACCACGAGCAACCATAATTCCGGTGTGAACAGCGGAGTCGTGTTTGGCATCAGGCGCGAGTATCGCTCCGGCAGGAAATTGGGCGTGCGCGGCGAAGTCAGTTATGCGTTTCGCCGCTTCTCCTTGCCCGCCCAGAGTCTTTACTACTCCAGCCCGGTGCCAAGGAAGCTGCTCGCTGACGTCAATTTCGGCGTTGGTTACGTGGATATCGCCCTGCTGTTCTCCCGCCGCTTTCCGTTCACCGGGCAACGGCACTTTGTGCTGTCACTGGGTCCGGCACTCTCTGTCGTGGCCGTCGACAAGACAGATTACACGATATTGAGCAATGAAGAATTTCGTGGCGGTGATTTCCCGCATGATTTCGTCTATGTCGGAGACGAGCCGGCGCGCATTTGGTTCTATCCCGGTTATGATTTTGCAGCCGGCGTTGCCTTCGCGCATTTGAGGTTTGAAATCAAGTTCAAGCTGCCGCTGGCAAGAACACATCAGATCTTTCCGCTCCTGGATAAAACAGCGCTTCACTCTTTGCATTTCACCGCGGGATACAGTCGCTAG